CCAAAAGTGTAGGAGAAAAACCATAGGCTAAAGGCTTCTTGGTGGCGGTTTTGAGGGAGGAAACCAGCAAAGGCCAACGGTATTTTTTATGACATGATGCGTTAgtggattttttaatttgtgcatGACATTCGACAAATCAACCTTGGTCTCTATCTTCTCACGAGCACAccgtttttgttaaaaaaaaaaatccaactaagGCCAAATTAGAGGCGAGGAATGCCACATGCCATATTCTTGGAGGTAGCTTTCCACTAATGCTAACTATTAGCGCTTGAAAAGAAATTTAGGCAAAAATTGTGTTGGTCTCACGACCATTTGTTTTTCTGAAAATAAACGctcataattttagtttttttgttttcatttgggTTTAACACAGAGAGATTCTAGTGAGCTTGTAAGAGTGATTTAAGAATGaacattaattttgaattttagtcAATTTAAATCTTCTCCTATGCTATAAGATTTAACAAATTCAACACCTCACATGACAAGCCGTAATTATAATTCCTTATTGAAGCTAATCCAATCTtacttattaataaatttatctgATAGTACAAGCTTATGTTCCATTTTTCACACAACGATCACTCCTGTTGAGATCAGTGACTGAGAATTTTACAGCAAAATGGATTTTCTTTGGGGTCAAATCCAATTTGAGGATTTCGTTTTTCATGTAGCCTTTTTATCCATTTGAGGATGTGGGGAGAAAGAGATTTTAGCCTCGAGTTGAATTTCATATCtcatattgaaattaattgCCTGTTTATTCCACTTGAAAACTAGAAAAGAGCTTTGTTAAATTTACTCACTAGGGAAATGCACTGCGCGTTACCAAAAGAAATGATAGAAACATGCGATAATGTTCGATTTCAGCAAATGAGcatcaaaatttacaatttgCATAAGCTTGCTACGATTTACTCCTATAAACTAAGTCCCTCGATTTCATCTCCTAGATTCATTACTTTAGTTTGGACCCCAACAACTCAAGTACATGACTTTTCTTAAAGACTCCTCTGACTGTTTTGCCTTCTCTTCCTTGACTATATTTGAGATCATGGCTGAGGATGAAGAAGAAAGCTTCTTGGCCTGAGAGGCTGATCTGACATGGTTCTTGGCATGGTGGTGTAGGGATCTCAAGGTGTAGTTCCACCTACAGAACCCTTGATCTTTCAACGCCTCAACACCTCCGATAGCAGCGGCAACCAACCAAGCTTTACTCGCTgaactcattttttatgttactgTAATATAGAACCAACAAGTTTGTAGTAGGATTTGTAAAGAGTAAGAATGCTCGAGCTATGCTTTGATGAATCCGATGGGAGGATGGGGTTTGGTTATATAGGTGAGAATGCCAAAAGTTTAGGAAAAAACCTGAGGCTAAAGACTTCCTGCTGGTGGTTTTGGGTGAGGAAACCAGCAAAAGCCAATGGTAATTTTTTATGGTGAGATGACTGTATTGACATTCAACTACCACATGGCGACAACAAGAAGGTGGGGACAAAATCGGGTTCTTGGGATGGCTAGATTTTTTTGCCCTTCACTCCACAACAAGTCAAAAGCTTCTCTGCCTGCCTTGAAATGAGCACACGGTTTTGCTtcgtaaaataaataaatccaagcCAACGTATCAGGAGGAGCATAGCTGAAGGGTGGTGAGTCATGCATGTCACAATTTGGTGGCACTTCTCATTGAAGTGCTTTTGCCACTTGTAAGGACTGAAAGAAAGTGTGGGACTGAGgatagctctctctctctctctctctctctctctctctctctctctctctctctctctctctcgatttCTTGGAATtcatctttttcatattttattttatggtaaACATGTATTCACATAAAGCTTGAATCGATCCCTTTTCAGGAACTTACAAAATTGAGCAAATTACTTACATCCAGACATGAAGATTTATAAAAATCCTACTCGCCATCAACTTACACAGAAGGTTTATATAAGATTTGGGAAAAGAAAATACGTAAGCACCAATTAGCACATTATTTTCTATTTGATGTTGAACCAATTAgcacattatttttaaattatttttagaagcCATATCCTATAAACacattatacattaaaaaaaaaactcagaatGCTaacttttgaatataaaaaaatcatgcacaAACTTTAAAACGAGGGTTAATTAGGTGAGTACAATTTCAAGCTAACAGTGATGAAGTTGTAGAAACCCCTTCCAAAAGAATTAGTTACTCTTTAGGTTGAGTTGGACTAAAACCTGCTTGAGAAAGTATTGGGATGGATGATAACCTTCAAAACAAGTCTTTTGATGAAAATGATAGATCCTTCAATGCTTAAATCAATTTAAGTAGAAGAGAATGAGCCTTGAATAACCATGTATATGTGTGGGTGTTAGAATAGTAGCATGGTTAAGGAGGATATGATggcgaagaagatgaagaaattatccCTTACTTCAAGATTTAAGTCTATAAATGTCCTTTGCTC
This genomic stretch from Populus alba chromosome 19, ASM523922v2, whole genome shotgun sequence harbors:
- the LOC118029534 gene encoding uncharacterized protein produces the protein MSSASKAWLVAAAIGGVEALKDQGFCRWNYTLRSLHHHAKNHVRSASQAKKLSSSSSAMISNIVKEEKAKQSEESLRKVMYLSCWGPN